The Arachis ipaensis cultivar K30076 chromosome B03, Araip1.1, whole genome shotgun sequence region CTTGCTATGTCTTCGAAAGGTTAGTGTTTTCTATCTTCTACTGTTACTGTTTCTGTGAGTTCATGGCGGGGGAAAAATTGAAAGAGAAGCTAAAGGCTGTTGAGGTCAGGGAAGATGATCCTTACCACTGGGTTAATGAGGACGTTAGGACCCGGTCGTCTTCCTTCACTAGTGTTGACTCCCTTTCTGAGTTGAGAGGATTGGATTTCGTAAGGAGGGGTTCTGTGATCACTGTTGAACTTCTCCCGTGCTCTAGTGATGATAGGGTTTATAAGAGAAGGGGGGATTGGTTGTATTTTTATATGTATACTCCATGCATGATTGAACTCGGTGTGAGATTTCCGTTTTCTCCCTTTGAATGTGATGTTCTTACCCAACTGAACTGCGCTCCTTCGCAATTACACCCTAACTCCTGGGCGTTTCTTCGCGCTTTTCAGGTTTTAATGGATTATCTATCTTTTCCTTGTTCTTTGACGttgtttttctcactttttcaagCAAAAGGTACTCGAAAGGGTTTGTGGGTTTGTTTTAGCAGCTTTCCTGGTCGTTCTGTATTTCTTCTTTACAAATCCTCTTTTAAAAACTTCAAATCTCTTTTTGTCAAAGTCCGGTCGGTTGAGTCCGAGTATCCGTTTTATTTGGACGACGAGCTTAGTGAAAAATTTCCCCTTTATTGGTGCTCTGAGCCGAGTCAGATTCTTGAGGCCTCTGAGCGGAGCGAAGAAGAGGAGTTTTTGTTGGATTTTTTGGTTGAGAGTGTTGCTGCTGAGGAATGTATGTCTATTGCTGATATTCTGTGTTTTTATGATTCTGGTGATGTTGAGGGTTTGAAACTGTATATAGGTaatattttttttgcttttcATTTATATTACTGTTTGTTTGGTTTCACTGACGTTGGTGATCATTCTGTAGGTGGGCGAGTACCTCTCCTGGACCCTTTAAAGTTACAGTCCTTTTTAAACAAGAAAAAGGATAAAACCGTTGGTCCCGCTGAGCATAAGGAAAGTGGCGGGCAAGCTTTTTCTTCTGCTGGTCGTCCAGCGTCTTCGTTCAAGAGAAAGAGGGATGACATATCTTTGGAGGTTATTTCTGAGGCTGACCAGGAAGTCGTCCGTGGTGGTGATCCTGTCTTTGATCGACAGAAAAAACTTCATGGCTTTATTGCGGAGTCAAACTCTCATTCTCTCTAGAGTGAACAGTTTAACTTTGCTGAGCTTTCTGACCGGGCTTCTCAATATCCAGGGGACATGCTTATGACTCGTCGGATCGGTATGGAAGGACTTGGCAAATTTGTTCAGGTTTGTTCACATTATTGAACTCTTCTTTGATCTTTCTTTAGGGTTTTGTTCTTATTTTGGTGTGATGGTTGTAGATCATTGGTTCCCGCTTGATGTGTGTTGGTCGCACTACCGAGCTCATAGGTGCTGAACAGCAGGAGGTTGTAGATAAGGCTGCCGCTGTTGAGAGGTCGTATAAGACTAAGATTGATGAATTGGAGAAGTCGATAAAAGAGAGGGATGATGTTATTGTTAGTGCTGTTGCGAAGGCAAAGGAGTCGGAAGAGGAGGTAACTCGGCTGAGAGATCAGATTCGACTACTGCAATCTGAGGTGATGGAAAATGATGTTGCCAAAGGTGGTCTCACAGCTCGTATTCATGAGTTGGAAGAGAATGGTATGGAGATGTTCTCTTATGGATTCGAACGAGCTGTGAGCCAGATTTCTTTGTTGGCTCCTGAGTTTGATATTGGTCGGCTTGATATGACGAAGATAGTAGCAAATGGGAAGTTAGCTGTGGACGGGACGGTGGAGGAGCATGATGAGAATATTCCCCCTCCCTCTTAGTTCGGCTTTTGTTTTTGCTTCTTGTTTTGTAAGTTGTCGTATGTAATTGTGGACGAAAggttttttattttgaacttgTTTGTTGAGTCCGACCATGTTTAGGTCGGTTTATGtcgttattttttgtttttgggaTCTTGCTCTATGTGATTATAATATGATAGTTGGCATGGGACTACCCATGATCGAATATGTCTTTTTGAATATTAATGAAATATGAAATGTTTGATTAAATTTGAATATTGATGATGAAATGTATTGTGCGTCAGGCCTCGTTAAAATCCTTCTTAGGAAAAAACCCTATATTGGGAAAAAAGGCTCTAAGGGGAAAAAGAGTACCCTCATCCGCAATTTGTACAATTTAAGATCAGTACATCTTCAAAGAGGAGATATTCCAAGTTCCAGATATTGGTTTGCCTTGTAATGTTTGTAATTGGTAAGCCCCCATGCCGAGCACCTTGATTATTTGGAATGGGCCTTCCCAGTTAGCGGCGAGCTTTCCATGAGTTGGGGGGCGTCTGGCCTCTTCTGTTCGTCTGAGCACCAGGTCACCTTCTGAGAATGTCCTCGGAGATACCTTCTTGTTGTGCTTCTTTTCAGCTATTTGTTTTATAGCTCTTTGTTTGATTGCTGCTAACTCTTTGGTTTCTTCGGTTAGATCAAGCTCGGCGTTTCTTGCCTGCAAGTTGTGTTGCTCGTCGTAAAGCTCGGTTCTCAGTGTGGGGATGCCGACCTCAATAGGGATTAGTGCCTTGGAACCATAGACTAGTTTAAAAGGTGTTTCGCCCGTGGTGGTCTGTATTGTTGTGTTGTAGCCCCATAGTATTTCTGGGATTAGTTCCGCCCATTCTCCCTTTGCATTATTTAGCTTTTTCTTTATTGCCTGCAATATAACtcggttagcagcttcggcctgcccattggtttgtgggtgtTCGACCGAGCTAAAATGATGctttatgttaaaattttttagaaacgaACCGAGCTTATTGTCTGTAAATTGCCTACCATTATCAAATATGATCTCCCTAGGTATTCCAAATCGGCATATAATGTTTTTTCACATAAATGATCGTACCTTTTCGGCCATTATCCTTGCTAATGGTtgtgcctctatccattttgaGAAATAATCTATTGCTACTAGAAAAAATTTTACCTGGCCTGGCGCTATTGGGAATGGGCCGAGGATATCGATCCTCCATCTATAGAATGGCCAGCTTACCTCCATGCTATGTAGGAGCTCGGCTGGCCTTGTGGATATAGCTGCGTGTTTCTAACAGTTGTCGCATGCTTTGACTTTTGCTATGCAATCTCTTTTTATAGTTGGCCGGTAATACCCAGTTCGAATGATCTTGGCTGCGAGGGCTCACCCTCCGATGTGATTTCCACAGACTCCCTCGTGAACCTCGTTCATTACCTCTTTTGCTTCGTCTTTGCCTAGGCATTTTAGAAGGGGTTGTGAGAATCCTCGTCTATATAGTTTTCCTTCTATGCTTGTGTAAAGGCTTGCCTTTCGTTTGAAGTGTTGAGGTCTTAGCTCGTCTTTGGGTATGGCGCCTGTAATGATGTATTCAAGGAAAGGTGTTCTCCAATCATGGAGGTGGTTAATATTCATTACATGTAATAAGTCAGTGCTTGGTTTTTTTAGCGAAAGTTGTGTTAATGTGGATGCTTGTGTGTCTGCCTTAGTGGCTGCGAGCTTGGATAGTACATCTGCTCTCACATTTTTTCCTCTATTGACATGCAATATACTAaatgaattgaattttgaaattagatCCTTTGCTAAGAGCCAGTATTGCTCAAGCAACGGATCTTTTACCTGGAACTCTCCTCGGATTTGTTGGACCACGAGGAGAGAGTCGCAGTGTGCTGTCAGGCTTTGTGCTTGGAAGCTCAGGGCGAGTTTGAGTCCTGCAATGAGGGCTTCATACTCGGCCTGGTTGTTGCTTGCTGGAAAGTGGAATTGGAGGGCCTGCTCGGCTATTACTTTGTCTCCTTCTTTGAGGATTATTCCTGCTCCGCTTCCTTCTTGGCTCGACGCTCCATCAACGTGCAGTTCCCAAGACTTGTCTTGTTCATCAGTTGTCATTTCTGAGATAAAGTCGGCCAATACTTGTGCTTTTAGGGCCGACCTGGGTTGGAACTGAATGTCAAATTCTGAAAGTTCGATGGACCATTTGGTGAGGCGTCCGGCCAGCTCTGGTTTTGTCAGTATTTGTCTTAATGGTTGGTTTGTCCTCACTATAATTGTGTGGCTCTGGAAGTAGTGTCTTAATCTTCTTGCTGTGATTATTAGCGCCAAGGCGAGTTGTTCTATCTTCGGATATCGTTGCTCTGTCGGTTGCATGACTCTACTGACGAAGTATACTGGCCGTTGTATTTTCCCTGTTTCGATCACAAGGACCGAACTTATAGAATAATTTGAAACAGATAAATATAAATGTAAAGGTTTACCGGTTTCCGGCCTTTGCAGGACGGGTGGTGCTGATAGGATGGCTTTGAGCTCGGAGAAAGCTTTCTCGCCCTCCTCTGTCCAGTGGAATTTCTTGTTTCTCGATATTGTCTGGAAAAGGTGGTATGATCGGTTTGATGCTGCGGGTAGAAACCGAGATAACGCGGCTATCCTTCCTGCTAGTTGTTGCACCTCTTTTATTGTTTTAGGGCTTGCCATATTTAGTATTGCCGAGCACTTTTCGGGGTTTGACTCGATTCCTCTTGACGTAAGCATGAACCTGAGGAACTTCCCTCCTTTTACCCCAAAGGCGCACTTTTCTGGATTAAGTCTCATATTGTAGGTTCGGATCTGTTTGAATATCTCGCTGAGGTCGTCACAGTGTGATATTTCCTTTATCGTCTTGGCAACCATGTCATCTACATAGATTTCCATGTTGCGTCCTATTTGGTTATGGAAGACTTTGTCCATTAAGCGTTGATAggttgcacctgcattctttaaGCCGAATGACATTACTCGATAACAAAAGTTTCCATGTTCAGTTATAAACGCTGTCTTGCTTTGGTCTTCTGGATGCATGAGTATTTGATTATACCcggagtatgcatccatgaagcttaaGCTTTTGAACCATGATGCATTGTCTACAAGCTTATCTATGCATGGTAAAGGGTAGGCATCTTTAGGGCATGCTTTGTTTAAGTCTGTAaaatcgacgcacatgcgccatttacctgagtTCTTTCTTACCATTACCATGTTTGAGAGCCATGTGGTGAAGCGGATTTCTCTGATGAAGTTGGCTTGTAAGAGCTTACTCGTTTCTTCTAGGGCTGCTTTTTATTTCTCTGCTCCTAGGTTCCTTTTCTTCTGAGCTATAGGTCGGCTTGCTGGGTTGGTGGCGAGTTTGTGACAAATGACGTCTAGACTTATTCCTGGCATGTCCGCTGGGGTCCAGGCGAACAGGTCAGAGTTGGCTCGTAGTAACTTTATGAGATCCGACCTTTCTTGTTCTTGTAGCGCTTGACCGATGTATGTTACCTGTTCTGGTTTTGATGTCAGTTGGATTTTCTGAAGCTCGTCTGTCGGTTGAGGTCTTTCTTGTGTGTCTCCCCGGGGGTCAAGCTCGGTTAGGGATAGGACTTCCTCCCTAGTTTGTACTGCTTTTACCTCGTGTTGTTTCTGTCTCGTGTCCGACCTTTTTAGGCTAGAGTTGTAGCATTGCCGAGCTTGTTGTCGGTCTGAGTTGATTGTTGCTATTCTGCCGTCCTGTGCCTGAAACTTAACACATAGATGAAAAGTTGATATCACTGCTCTGAACATGTTCAGAGCAGGTCTCCCGAGAATAATATTGTAGGGACTAATGCAGTCAACTATCAGGTATTGTATATCAAGGGTTCTGGATAATGGATTTTCACCTATTGTCGTTTTTAGCCATATATACCCTTTTATCGGTACCCTTTCTCCGGAGAACCCCACTAGTTCTCCGGATGAGGGTTGTATTAGTTTTTCAGATAAGTTCATTTTTAAAAAGGTAGAATAAAAGAGAACGTCTGCACTGCTACCTGGGTCTAAAAGGACCTTTCTTACCAATAGATCGCCTGTCTGGATGGAGATTACCACTGGATCGTCTAGGTGTGGGGCGGTCGAGCATATGTCTGTTTTGTTGAAAGTGATTTCTAGATCTGGCGTATCCTGATTGTTTAGTGGTGCTGTTCCTTTGATGGCCAGCATAGCTCGGTAACTACGTTTCCTTGCCGACGTTGTTTCGCCGCCTCCGGCGAATCCTCCAGATATGCAGTTTATAATTGCTTTGGGTTGGTTACTATTTGACCATTTGTTGGTTTCTTTGTTGACTGAGGTCGGTTGTCGTTCCTCCTTGTCTCTATCACCTTCTTTATGTTTCCTTCCTTCAATGTACTTGTCTAGTAGGCTTTACCGAGCAAGTCTCTCCAAGAGGTCTTTGGCTATT contains the following coding sequences:
- the LOC110269424 gene encoding uncharacterized protein LOC110269424; amino-acid sequence: MFFNGPNNEPVLCRAFPTYLDGAALLWFSKLPAGSISSFEELAKSFIDYFAAARIYVHGSDYLGTIRQGPQESLKDYLTRFAEATMEIPDLDPAVHLHALKAGLRLGKFKETIAITKPRTLEEFRERTAGQMEIKELREANKTERRPRREEDRISRSTHNKDLGKPFKPTPKFDNYTRFNTRREKIIKEILNAKIIKPPARAGSYQDQSLLDKYIEGRKHKEGDRDKEERQPTSVNKETNKWSNSNQPKAIINCISGGFAGGGETTSARKRSYRAMLAIKGTAPLNNQDTPDLEITFNKTDICSTAPHLDDPVVISIQTGDLLVRKVLLDPGSSADVLFYSTFLKMNLSEKLIQPSSGELVGFSGERVPIKGYIWLKTTIGENPLSRTLDIQYLIVDCISPYNIILGRPALNMFRAVISTFHLCVKFQAQDGRIATINSDRQQARQCYNSSLKRSDTRQKQHEVKAVQTREEVLSLTELDPRGDTQERPQPTDELQKIQLTSKPEQVTYIGQALQEQERSDLIKLLRANSDLFAWTPADMPGISLDVICHKLATNPASRPIAQKKRNLGAEK